From Melitaea cinxia chromosome 16, ilMelCinx1.1, whole genome shotgun sequence, a single genomic window includes:
- the LOC123660760 gene encoding uncharacterized protein LOC123660760 isoform X3 produces the protein MPSSGHSCYFSKCCFCIDLKTGCFILAYLNLVGVIISIILTGVGLGAIITLAQSNPELKHAIPAAIGLTSVLLIFMILALAFSIVLLVGLHKDKPEHVKSYLIFNGIFVGIYAVLLIITIILGQVTVQMICTRILQIRKYKTFRLLFVNYTQFIYWSGKVN, from the exons gCCGTCATCTGGACACTCGTGCTACTTCAGTAAATGTTGCTTCTGCATCGACTTAAAGACAGGATGCTTTATTTTGGCCTACTTGAACCTG gttggagttattatttctataatactGACAGGTGTTGGTCTGGGTGCAATAATCACACTAGCTCAGTCGAACCCTGAGCTCAAACATGCAATCCCAGCGGCCATCGGGCTTACTTCTGTTTTGCTTATATTCATGATATTAGCACTGGCGTTCAGTATTGTACTTCTTGTCGGTCTACATAAG gacaAGCCTGAACACGTCAagtcttatttaattttcaacggCATATTTGTTGGGATCTACGCTGTACTTTTAATCATAACAATTATATTAGGACAAGTCACAGTACAAATGATATGTACAAGAATCCTACAGATACGTAAGTATAAAACATTTCGTTTATTAttcgtta ATTATACACAATTTATTTACTGGTCCGGTAAAGTTAATTAG
- the LOC123660760 gene encoding uncharacterized protein LOC123660760 isoform X1, which produces MPSSGHSCYFSKCCFCIDLKTGCFILAYLNLVGVIISIILTGVGLGAIITLAQSNPELKHAIPAAIGLTSVLLIFMILALAFSIVLLVGLHKDKPEHVKSYLIFNGIFVGIYAVLLIITIILGQVTVQMICTRILQIRKYKTFRLLFVIHNLFTGPVKLISRTICVSDEIVVLYIPLSVCNLLNKFYLDYIINALVCRNCFFLT; this is translated from the exons gCCGTCATCTGGACACTCGTGCTACTTCAGTAAATGTTGCTTCTGCATCGACTTAAAGACAGGATGCTTTATTTTGGCCTACTTGAACCTG gttggagttattatttctataatactGACAGGTGTTGGTCTGGGTGCAATAATCACACTAGCTCAGTCGAACCCTGAGCTCAAACATGCAATCCCAGCGGCCATCGGGCTTACTTCTGTTTTGCTTATATTCATGATATTAGCACTGGCGTTCAGTATTGTACTTCTTGTCGGTCTACATAAG gacaAGCCTGAACACGTCAagtcttatttaattttcaacggCATATTTGTTGGGATCTACGCTGTACTTTTAATCATAACAATTATATTAGGACAAGTCACAGTACAAATGATATGTACAAGAATCCTACAGATACGTAAGTATAAAACATTTCGTTTATTAttcg TTATACACAATTTATTTACTGGTCCGGTAAAGTTAATTAGTAGAACAATTTGTGTGTCTGATGAGATAGTAGTTTTATACATACCGTTATCAGTATGTAAcctcttaaataaattttacttagaTTACATTATCAATGCACTTGTATGTAGAAATTGTTTTTTCCTCACTTAA
- the LOC123660760 gene encoding uncharacterized protein LOC123660760 isoform X2, whose product MPSSGHSCYFSKCCFCIDLKTGCFILAYLNLVGVIISIILTGVGLGAIITLAQSNPELKHAIPAAIGLTSVLLIFMILALAFSIVLLVGLHKDKPEHVKSYLIFNGIFVGIYAVLLIITIILGQVTVQMICTRILQILITIYFLLVIRSYYIDMKSNRNRRTEKV is encoded by the exons gCCGTCATCTGGACACTCGTGCTACTTCAGTAAATGTTGCTTCTGCATCGACTTAAAGACAGGATGCTTTATTTTGGCCTACTTGAACCTG gttggagttattatttctataatactGACAGGTGTTGGTCTGGGTGCAATAATCACACTAGCTCAGTCGAACCCTGAGCTCAAACATGCAATCCCAGCGGCCATCGGGCTTACTTCTGTTTTGCTTATATTCATGATATTAGCACTGGCGTTCAGTATTGTACTTCTTGTCGGTCTACATAAG gacaAGCCTGAACACGTCAagtcttatttaattttcaacggCATATTTGTTGGGATCTACGCTGTACTTTTAATCATAACAATTATATTAGGACAAGTCACAGTACAAATGATATGTACAAGAATCCTACAGATAC TGATTACTATCTACTTTTTGCTCGTAATAAGAAGCTATTACATTGACATGAAGAGCAACCGAAACCGAAGAACCGAAAAGGTCTAA